TTGCAAGTTTTGTTGTTATGTCAACTTTTGATAAGGGTAATTGCGGTTGAGAATCTTTGCTCGTTTGTGATGGTATAACTTCCGGTTCTAGATATTCAATTACCCACCGAGTTGCATCCGCCGTAATCATGTAGATTGGAATTGCTGCTAAACCGTGGATTCCCAGTCCTCCTGTCAGCACCAACCCGGTGATTAAGGGAATCAACGAAATGGATTGTTCCTTCCAAAAATCCAGAGATTTCCATTCAGCAAAGGGATCTAAGTGAGGTGAAATTGGGGGCTGATAAATGCTAAATTGTTGAAGTATCCCCAAAATTTGCGGCAATGACAGTTGATTTTCATCAAAACTGACAATCAAACTACCAGTTTGCTGATTGACTACAACTTCTTTTATTCCCGGATGCTGTTGTAAACATTGGGATATGGTCTCTATTTTTGAGTTAAAACCACCTTCAATAGCACGGATGCGTACACGCCCAGTGGTTGCATGAACAATTTGACATCTGTCGGAAGATAGTTGCACTGCATTTTGATCAACTTTTACTTCTTCGCTTTGGCTCTGACTAGAGATTAAATCAGAAGATATTGCCACCTGGGAACGGAACTCGTCGCGACTACTAATAGGGATGCTCATTTACCTGATAGCTGCACCAAGTCAGAGGTTAACATCAGGTTAACTCTAACTTATCCTCGCGACTCATATATCTTTCTCAAGAGTTATCTTGATCGATGATTCTTTATAACCCACATTCCGCACCCACAAACTGTACACCAATCCCCAATCCCT
The Gloeotrichia echinulata CP02 DNA segment above includes these coding regions:
- a CDS encoding HMA2 domain-containing protein, whose translation is MSIPISSRDEFRSQVAISSDLISSQSQSEEVKVDQNAVQLSSDRCQIVHATTGRVRIRAIEGGFNSKIETISQCLQQHPGIKEVVVNQQTGSLIVSFDENQLSLPQILGILQQFSIYQPPISPHLDPFAEWKSLDFWKEQSISLIPLITGLVLTGGLGIHGLAAIPIYMITADATRWVIEYLEPEVIPSQTSKDSQPQLPLSKVDITTKLAKIAYSIVHIIPGRIRFHVPQIAEDRGYGRRLETLLKNDPQVTSVRVNDDAASIAIAYQPSDISISHWINLLELALQKNPPINPIKTTEHQADEPIDTTITAEAETQDLSSVVAHMKAPCLSYTLDFMANLPV